One Formosa sp. Hel3_A1_48 genomic window, AGATTTTAATGGGCGTTGGCGTGCTGGTTTTGCCCTTCAAAACCTTGGCCCAAAATTGAAATATGACGATGCTGGCCGCGAAAACTTTATACCAACAAACTTGAGATTGGGTGGGGGCTTCGATTTCATCTTCGATTCATACAATAAACTCTCTGTCACTGCCGAAGTTACCAAACTATTAGTACCAACCCCTCCTGTGTATGGAACAGAATACAACTACACCGATAATAATAACAATGGCGTTTATGATCCTGAAAATGGAACAACAACTGCAGATACAGACACTCGAGGTTCTATTGTAAATAGCAATGTCATCATTGAAGGGCAAGACCCCAATGTAAGCTTTGTCAAGGGTATTTTTCAATCTTTTGGGGATGCACCAGGGGGTTTTAGTGAAGAATTAGACGAATTTACCTGGGCTCTTAGTGCAGAGTATGTGTACCAAGACTCCTTTGCATTACGCGCAGGATATTTTAACGAAAATGAGCTCAAAGGAGCACGCAAATTTTTCTCCTTAGGTGCAGGATTCAAATATTCAACTATAGATATAGATTTATCATATTTATTTTCAGCAGCCCAAGTACAGAGTCCATTAGAAAATACTTTACGTTTTTCGCTATCGTTCAATTTTGGAGACGGCGAATATGTAGAATACTAATATGAAACAACTCAAAATAAGCTGCAACATCGATGTATTTGAGACATTGGATGAATTGCCTAAAGATGTGCAATCACTTATGAATAAAGCACACAATGCACGTTCAAAAGCATATGCACCCTATTCAAAATTCTTGGTTGGCGCTGCCCTCGAGCTCAGCAATGGTGAAATCATAACCGGAAACAATCAAGAAAACGCAGCATACCCGTCAGGTTTGTGTGCGGAAAGAACTGCAATATTTTACGCCCATGCCCAATTCCCAGAAGAGGCTATTTTACGCATGGCTATAGCTGCAGGGTCAGAACACAAAGAAGCAGAAACACCCATTCCGCCTTGTGGCGGTTGCCGCCAAGCGCTTGTAGAATATGAACAACTTCAGAAAAAACAAATTGAACTATATTTTATGGGTACAAAAGGTCAAGTTGCACACTCAAACTCCGTAGAAAACATTCTTCCTTGGATTTTTGATAAAAAAGCACTGTAAAAATTAATAAAAAATTTACGGCTTCCTTTTTTAGGTTAAGGAGCAATGTATTACTTTTGCAGAAACGATACTAATACCACAGTAATCTCATGCAAGAAATAACCAAAGAAACTTATCTTGACTGGTACGAAAACATGTTCTTTTGGCGTAAGTTTGAAGACAAACTCGCGGCAGTCTATATCCAACAAAAAGTAAGAGGCTTTTTACACCTATACAATGGTCAAGAAGCCGTTTTAGCAGGTGCACTTCACGCAATGGATCTTTCGAAAGACAAAATGATTACGGCATACAGAAACCACGTACAACCCATCGGTATGGGTGTCGATCCGCGTCGTGTCATGGCAGAGCTTTACGGAAAAGCTACAGGAACATCGCAAGGATTAGGAGGTTCGATGCATATATTTTCTAAAGAGCATGGTTTTTACGGAGGCCACGGAATTGTGGGCGGACAAATTCCCTTGGGCGCAGGAATGGCCTTTGGCGATAAATACAACGAAACAGGAGCTGTTACCTTGTGTTACTTTGGCGATGGCGCAGCACGACAAGGCTCGCTACATGAGACCTTCAATATGGCCATGACATGGAAGCTTCCTGTGGTCTTTGTATGTGAAAACAATGGTTATGCCATGGGTACATCTGTTGAGCGAACAGCAAACCACACCGATATTTGGAAACTTGGACTTGGTTATGAAATGCCTTGTGGACCAGTCGACGGAATGAACCCCATTAAAGTTGCTGAAGCTTTTGATGAGGCAATTCAACGTGCAAGACGTGGAGATGGTCCAACATTTTTGGAGATGAAAACCTACCGCTACAGAGGGCATTCTATGAGTGATGCCCAACATTACAGAACCAAAGACGAGGTCAAGGAATACCAGAAAATTGATCCCATCACGCAAGTGAAAAATGTTATTCTGGAAAATGGATATGCCTCAGAAGAAGATATTAAAGAAATAGACAAGCGCGTCAAAGGATTGGTAGCCGAATGCGAAAAATTTGCGGAAGAATCACCATTCCCAGAAAAAAGCTTAATGTACGACGCAGTATACGAACAAGAAGATTACCCATTTTTAGAACATAAACTATAGAATATGGCAATAGTAGTAAACATGCCCAGACTAAGTGATACCATGGAAGAAGGTACAGTAGCTAGCTGGCTGAAAAATGTAGGCGACCGAGTTGAAGAAGGCGATATTCTTGCTGAAATTGAGACTGATAAAGCTACTATGGAATTTGAATCCTTTAATGAAGGAACATTACTTCACATTGGTGTTCAAGAAGGAGAAACAACAAAAGTTGACGAATTATTGGCCATAATAGGAGAGGAAGGTGAAGATATATCTTCACTTTTGGATGGGTCATCTGGAGGCGAATCCACCCAAGAAGGGCAAATAGAAACGAACGAAGAATCTGTTGAAGGTGATGTGGAAACAAACACTACTGCATCAGTTGAACTTCCAGAGGGTGTTGTTGTGGTTACTATGCCACGCTTGAGCGATACCATGGAAGAAGGTACGGTAGCAAGTTGGTTGAAAAATGTAGGTGATTTTGTTGAAGAAGGCGAGATATTAGCTGAAATTGAAACCGACAAAGCTACAATGGAGTTTGAATCTTTTAACGAAGGAACTTTGCTGTATACAGGTCTTGCCGTTGGCGA contains:
- the porV gene encoding type IX secretion system outer membrane channel protein PorV, whose protein sequence is MLELITTTLRHLRALSAVLVLLISNFTLGQTTVIPNQDSRVITTGVPFLLIASDARAAALGDMGVATSVDAFSQQWNPSKYAFSETKSGMAISYTPYLSKLVNDIFLGNVSYYNRISERSAFAASFKYFSLGEIELREDEFSEALIEKPNELTLDASYSLRLSDQFSMAVALRYLRSDLKIQALDANAKSANSFGVDIAGYYQGEEEAYADFNGRWRAGFALQNLGPKLKYDDAGRENFIPTNLRLGGGFDFIFDSYNKLSVTAEVTKLLVPTPPVYGTEYNYTDNNNNGVYDPENGTTTADTDTRGSIVNSNVIIEGQDPNVSFVKGIFQSFGDAPGGFSEELDEFTWALSAEYVYQDSFALRAGYFNENELKGARKFFSLGAGFKYSTIDIDLSYLFSAAQVQSPLENTLRFSLSFNFGDGEYVEY
- the pdhA gene encoding pyruvate dehydrogenase (acetyl-transferring) E1 component subunit alpha — translated: MQEITKETYLDWYENMFFWRKFEDKLAAVYIQQKVRGFLHLYNGQEAVLAGALHAMDLSKDKMITAYRNHVQPIGMGVDPRRVMAELYGKATGTSQGLGGSMHIFSKEHGFYGGHGIVGGQIPLGAGMAFGDKYNETGAVTLCYFGDGAARQGSLHETFNMAMTWKLPVVFVCENNGYAMGTSVERTANHTDIWKLGLGYEMPCGPVDGMNPIKVAEAFDEAIQRARRGDGPTFLEMKTYRYRGHSMSDAQHYRTKDEVKEYQKIDPITQVKNVILENGYASEEDIKEIDKRVKGLVAECEKFAEESPFPEKSLMYDAVYEQEDYPFLEHKL
- a CDS encoding cytidine deaminase → MKQLKISCNIDVFETLDELPKDVQSLMNKAHNARSKAYAPYSKFLVGAALELSNGEIITGNNQENAAYPSGLCAERTAIFYAHAQFPEEAILRMAIAAGSEHKEAETPIPPCGGCRQALVEYEQLQKKQIELYFMGTKGQVAHSNSVENILPWIFDKKAL